DNA sequence from the Bradyrhizobium diazoefficiens genome:
CCTTCGCCGCGCCATAGGCGGAGTAGCCGGGAATGCCGAGCACGGAGATCACCGAACCGTTGAGGATGATCGAGGCATTGTCTTTGAGATAGGGCAGCGCCGATTGCACCGTGAAGAACACACCGGTGAGATTGGTGCTGATGACTTTCTCGAACACCTCAGGCGTTGCGGAGCCGAGCGGCGTGCTGCCGGGAATGCCGGCATTGGCGAACACGATGTCGAGCTTGCCGAACTTTTCGGCGCCCTTCTTGATCGCGGCTTCGGTTGCGGCGATGTCGGTGGCATCCGCCGCGAGGGCAAGCACGTTCGGCCCAAGCTCCTTCGCGGCGGCCTCCAGCGTCTCCTTGTTGCGCCCGGTGATGATCACCTTGGCGCCCTCGGCGACGAACAGTTTTGCCGTCGCCAGTCCAATGCCGCCGTTGCCGCCGGTAATCAATGCCGTTTTGTTCTTAAGCCTCACGCTCGCCTCCAGT
Encoded proteins:
- a CDS encoding SDR family oxidoreductase; the encoded protein is MRLKNKTALITGGNGGIGLATAKLFVAEGAKVIITGRNKETLEAAAKELGPNVLALAADATDIAATEAAIKKGAEKFGKLDIVFANAGIPGSTPLGSATPEVFEKVISTNLTGVFFTVQSALPYLKDNASIILNGSVISVLGIPGYSAYGAAKAGVRAMARIMASELSPRGIRVNVVAPGAIRTPIWGAAIATPEAEKAFEKRIALSTPLGRMGEPDHISKTVLFLASDDSAHIQGQEIFVDGGAVASPSGAPIYRG